CAGCGATAATTTTCTTAGCCTGAATTTATAAATGGTTTGCCTCATAGTGTTTAAAATTTAAGTTTTTAACGAATGCCAAAATTATGTTTTGTTAATATGACTAAGGCAGGCCAATCATTGTTTTAAAACCGGTTTTAAATCATTAAAAGTCAAAAATTGATTGAGATAAATCAATAAAAACTTTGACATATCAATTTAATGCCATATTTTCGCACAGCAAAAATAAATCTCCAGTATGTTTGAAAATGAAGCTGAATGTTCATGTCAGGATTGCCTGAAAAGGAATCCAATCTTTAACACACTTAATTTTTCACAGATTGAGCAAGTGAGCCTGACAAAATTTACGACAAAATATAAACCGGGGCAAACTATTTTCAAGCAAGGCACTATTCTGACGCACATCCTTTCGCTTACCGGAGGTTTGGCCAAAATATCCATTGAAGGCTACAACGACAGAAATTTATTGCTTAAAATTGCAAAAGCCGGAGAGTTTATCGGAGGGCCAGGCCTGTTTACCGATAAAAAAATGCACTATACGGTAACCGCTCTGACAGAGTGCTACGGTTGTTTTATTGATGTTCAGACAATTTATGATTTAATAGGAGAAAATAAAGATTTTACCATTTCATTGTTTTCGCATGTCAATAGGAGTGCGATTTATAATTTCAACCGCTTTATTGCACTGACACAAAAACAAATGCAAGGGAGAATTGCAGATGCATTAATTTATCTTTCAAAAGAAATATATCAGTCCACAAAATTCACAATGGACATTTCGCGCCAGGATCTTGCCGACCTTACTGCCATGTCGAAAGAAAGTGCCAT
This genomic window from Sphingobacteriales bacterium contains:
- a CDS encoding Crp/Fnr family transcriptional regulator — protein: MFENEAECSCQDCLKRNPIFNTLNFSQIEQVSLTKFTTKYKPGQTIFKQGTILTHILSLTGGLAKISIEGYNDRNLLLKIAKAGEFIGGPGLFTDKKMHYTVTALTECYGCFIDVQTIYDLIGENKDFTISLFSHVNRSAIYNFNRFIALTQKQMQGRIADALIYLSKEIYQSTKFTMDISRQDLADLTAMSKESAIRILKEFKDGQIISLHGNDIEILKPDKLNMISMTG